The following is a genomic window from Culicoidibacter larvae.
TTTTTTGAACAATTGGAGATACGTGCTTATTATATTGTCTTGTTAATTGTCGATCAAATAATAGTCCATATAGTCGAGCTTGACGAATTTGCTTAGTATTCCAAGTCCACTTGATTGCTCGTAAGCAATATAACCATACTATGGTTACAGTGCTACTTACTTTTCGAGTAATTGATAATATTACTCTCTTAATTGCTTTTCCTTGTGGTGATTCCATTAAGAATGTAAACAACCACCAAATTGCTGACACTATGCAGCTAAAGATCTTTTTTGCGACCTTTTTTGTTTGTTTAAACATCATTTTTCCTCTTTTCTTAGCTAAATATACTATTTTAAATATTAAAAAAAGCAACACTTATCGCATTGCTTCTTCCCCTTACGGCGGGGCCTTATTCATTTGTACCATTGTTAAATCCTCACTTTCAAATAAAAAAAGCAGTCATATGAGACTGCTTTTATAACATATTTATGGTTTTGGGAACAAATCTGCTGGAGGATTCCACGGACACGTTTCTCCACCGGCAACCGGTCTACATTCTGTATTATTTCCACCGCCAGTTGTTCCGCCGCCGTTTCCACCACCTTGTGTATTTCCTCCACCGCCAGTACCATTACCTGTGTTTGGAGTTACAGAACCGCCATTATAGGTTCCAGTTCCAGCTGGAGTTGAAGGAATATTATTTCTAGTCCACTGATCTGCATTCGCATATGCCTCAATAACAATGTTCATATTGGCCCAAGCTTCATCATATTTACCAGCTTCTATTAAATCTGTAACTATTTTCTTTTGGTCCGCAACATGTTTTTGGTGATCCGAACTATATTGATTTTGCATTTCACCTTGTTTACTGTTCACAATATTAGTTAATGCTGTTTTTTGGGTTGCTGCGAGCTTTGCTTTAAATGGAGATTCTTCACCTTGAAGAGTGCCCAGCTGTTTTTGTACTGCATCAACTTGAGCTGTCATTTCAGCAATATCAGCATCCGTATAGTTTATTGTATCAACAGTAGTCATAATAGCAACTACTGGAGTATCAACTTTTAAGGTGTCTATAACTTGTTGTTTTTCATCAGCATTTAAATACTCTAGGTCATTGACAGCTTTAGTATTATCTGCAATGAGTGTTGCAAGCTCATCTTGTTTATCCTGGAGAATTTGTGCTTGTGCCTTATATTGTGTGTTTAACTCTTGCTGCGCTGTGTAGATAGCAAACTGATTATATCCATATGCACCACCGGCAGCAATTAAACTAATTACTACAACCGCAACAACTCCAATAATAATTTTCGTTTGTTTTTTCATATCTTTAATTTTCTGCATTGCTGCTCACTCCTCTCATTTAAAATTCTTGTTCAATCGATTTCTGTTTGTTATTAATAACAAACAGTTTCAATAATAGACTAATTACTGTCAGAGTAACTCCACTTGCAGCAAGCGAAGTTTGAATAAATCGCATTGTAAAGCCTGGTATATACGTCATAAAGATTGATAGTAATGATATTGTAATACCAACTATACTCATCGCATTTGTCCAGTTCCGTAGTTTCTTTTCCATTTGCACCCTTCCTTTTCATTAAATCCTCATCACTTATCTGTACACTTCTTTTCGATGCGCTACTTGCAGCGCCAAGATAAGTAGCTCTTCATCTACAAATTTGACAATAACCCGGTATTGGCCAACTCGGTAGCGCCATGTTCCTTCAATTCTTCCCTTTAATGCCTTTTCCGGCATTCTTGGGCTTTCAGTACCATTAATATGTAAATCGATCCATTTTACAATAATGGTTGCTGTTGATTTATCAAGTTTACTTAATTGCTTCTGAAATTGTTTCGTGTACCGAAGTCGATATTGCTTAGAGTCCATACATTTCCATCACTTCTTCATGAGAATACGTTTTAGGATCTTTTTGATACTCTTCGTAAGCTTTATCAGCAAGCGCTGCATCGTATTCATCCTCAATATATGAGAAAACGACTTGATTAATGAAATCACTTATTGTTTGCCCTCGAAGTTCTGCATATTTTTTATATAACTCTTTTTGTTTGTCATCCATTCTAACACTAACAACTGCCAAAATAATCACCTCATAGTTATTTGATAATTCAATTATACTACATTTGTAGTCAAAGTCAACTATGATAATTATTTTATGAATTCTCTGTTTGAAGCCGTCTATCAGCACAATTAAGTTATATTACATAAAAATATTATTTCATGGATTATTAAAGTGTCGCTAGAACGCCTCGAAAGTTTATTTTATGAGTAG
Proteins encoded in this region:
- a CDS encoding type II toxin-antitoxin system RelE family toxin is translated as MDSKQYRLRYTKQFQKQLSKLDKSTATIIVKWIDLHINGTESPRMPEKALKGRIEGTWRYRVGQYRVIVKFVDEELLILALQVAHRKEVYR
- the relB gene encoding type II toxin-antitoxin system RelB family antitoxin; translation: MAVVSVRMDDKQKELYKKYAELRGQTISDFINQVVFSYIEDEYDAALADKAYEEYQKDPKTYSHEEVMEMYGL